The Stappia sp. genome window below encodes:
- a CDS encoding GNAT family N-acetyltransferase, with protein sequence MNTEDIVVRRAVAGDVPGVIDALAALAHDLGDPFTATADTLEAAAFADPPAAFIWVAEGADGRLLGVALAAPVMSTVAGCLGLYVSDLWVSETARNAGLGRRLLDAAVRGAPAQWRVGFLRLAVHDHNARAARFYARLGFEPVTGERLLRLDRADFHRLTDPT encoded by the coding sequence ATGAACACTGAAGATATCGTCGTGCGCCGGGCCGTCGCGGGGGATGTGCCGGGCGTGATCGACGCGCTGGCGGCGCTCGCGCACGATCTGGGCGACCCCTTCACCGCAACCGCCGACACGCTCGAGGCAGCGGCCTTCGCCGATCCGCCGGCGGCCTTCATCTGGGTCGCGGAAGGCGCGGACGGCCGGCTGCTCGGCGTCGCGTTGGCCGCTCCGGTCATGTCGACCGTGGCCGGCTGCCTCGGGCTTTATGTGTCCGACCTCTGGGTTTCAGAGACCGCGCGCAACGCCGGGCTCGGGCGGCGGCTGCTCGACGCGGCCGTTCGCGGCGCGCCGGCGCAGTGGCGTGTCGGTTTCCTGCGTCTCGCGGTTCACGACCACAATGCCCGCGCGGCGCGCTTCTACGCCCGCCTCGGGTTTGAGCCCGTAACGGGCGAGCGGCTTTTGCGGCTCGACCGCGCCGACTTCCACCGACTGACGGATCCGACATGA
- a CDS encoding 3-keto-5-aminohexanoate cleavage protein: MTKTLITCAVTGSIHTPTMSPHLPVTADEIADQAVAAAEAGAAILHLHARDPETGRPSALPEHFHAFLPRIAARSDAVLNLTTGGSAVMALEERLAAPLSVAPEMCSLNMGTMNFALYPMAARFDAWKHDWEKPFLDNSDDLVFKNTPRDIAHVLRELGEVRGARFEFECYDVGHLYMLRHFVDRGLIRPPFFIQFVFGVLGGIGADPENLMHMKRMADKLFGSDYLFSVLAAGRQQIPFASMSAAMGGHVRVGLEDNLFIARGKLATSNAEQVAKIRAVVEELGHEIATPAEARAMLGLKGADKVTP, translated from the coding sequence ATGACCAAGACGCTCATCACCTGTGCCGTCACCGGCTCGATCCACACGCCGACCATGTCGCCGCATCTGCCCGTGACGGCGGACGAGATCGCCGATCAGGCGGTCGCGGCGGCCGAGGCGGGGGCGGCGATCCTGCACCTGCATGCCCGCGATCCCGAGACCGGACGCCCCTCCGCCCTGCCTGAGCATTTTCACGCCTTCCTGCCGAGGATCGCGGCGCGCAGCGATGCCGTTCTCAACCTGACGACGGGCGGCAGCGCGGTCATGGCGCTGGAGGAGAGGCTCGCCGCGCCGCTCAGCGTCGCGCCCGAGATGTGCTCGCTCAACATGGGCACGATGAACTTCGCGCTCTATCCGATGGCCGCGCGCTTCGACGCCTGGAAACATGACTGGGAAAAGCCGTTTCTCGACAATTCCGACGATCTCGTGTTCAAGAACACGCCGCGCGACATCGCCCATGTGTTGCGCGAGCTTGGCGAGGTGCGGGGTGCGCGCTTCGAGTTCGAGTGCTACGACGTCGGCCACCTCTACATGCTGCGCCATTTCGTCGACCGGGGGCTGATCCGGCCTCCGTTCTTCATCCAGTTCGTCTTCGGCGTGCTCGGCGGGATCGGCGCGGATCCTGAAAACCTGATGCATATGAAGCGCATGGCCGACAAGCTCTTCGGGTCCGACTATCTGTTCTCGGTGCTCGCCGCCGGGCGACAGCAGATCCCCTTCGCCAGCATGTCGGCGGCGATGGGCGGGCATGTGCGCGTCGGCCTGGAGGACAATCTGTTCATCGCGCGCGGCAAGCTGGCAACGTCGAACGCCGAGCAGGTCGCGAAGATCCGTGCGGTCGTGGAGGAACTCGGCCACGAGATCGCCACGCCGGCGGAGGCACGCGCGATGCTGGGTCTGAAGGGCGCGGACAAGGTCACTCCATGA
- a CDS encoding ABC transporter permease, translating to MTVEAREARQPFILLSPALVSVLLLLIVPLCFIVVYSFWLRTATGADQVGFYLDNWREALSDAFYRDILLNTLKIAAITTAVCAVMGYPAAYVIARSRGNKALLLLLLMLPFWISYIIRTMSWINILGASGAVNSLLMTLGITDEPIRMLYNEASVILGLVHFLLPFMILNIYVSLEGIDTTLEDAACSLGATRWRTFLEVTLPLSLPGLAAGGLLAFVLAAGTYITPIVLGGPTDAMFANLVFEAIITQLDWPLGSALSLMLLAVLGALVLLYNHFLGMGQLMKGLS from the coding sequence ATGACGGTCGAGGCGCGCGAGGCGCGACAGCCGTTCATTCTGCTGTCGCCGGCACTCGTGTCGGTGCTGCTGCTGCTCATCGTGCCGCTGTGCTTCATCGTCGTCTATTCGTTCTGGCTGCGCACGGCGACGGGGGCCGATCAGGTCGGCTTCTACCTCGACAACTGGCGCGAGGCGCTGAGCGATGCCTTCTATCGCGACATCCTGCTCAACACGCTGAAGATCGCGGCGATCACCACCGCCGTCTGCGCCGTGATGGGCTATCCGGCGGCCTATGTGATCGCGCGCTCGCGCGGCAACAAGGCGCTGCTTCTGCTGCTGCTCATGCTGCCCTTCTGGATCAGCTACATCATCCGCACGATGTCGTGGATCAACATTCTGGGCGCCTCGGGCGCGGTCAATTCGCTCCTGATGACGCTCGGCATCACCGATGAGCCGATCCGCATGCTCTACAACGAGGCGAGCGTGATCCTCGGGCTGGTGCATTTCCTGCTGCCCTTCATGATCCTCAACATCTACGTGAGCCTGGAGGGCATCGACACCACGCTGGAGGATGCGGCCTGCTCGCTTGGCGCGACGCGCTGGCGCACCTTTCTGGAGGTGACGCTGCCGCTGTCGCTGCCGGGGCTCGCCGCCGGCGGGCTGCTCGCTTTCGTGCTCGCCGCCGGGACCTACATCACGCCGATCGTGCTCGGCGGTCCGACCGACGCCATGTTCGCCAACCTCGTCTTCGAGGCGATCATCACCCAGCTCGACTGGCCGCTCGGCTCCGCGCTGTCGCTGATGCTGCTCGCCGTGCTCGGCGCGCTGGTGCTGCTCTACAACCATTTCCTCGGCATGGGACAATTGATGAAAGGCCTGAGCTGA
- a CDS encoding ornithine cyclodeaminase family protein, which yields MLQLDPQATRAALDWRALVEALRAMFRDGCEMPVRHHHDFAVPGEADGTLLLMPAWVPGKYLGVKLATVVPGNGTRGLPAVMASYMLSDAGTGELKALVDGGELTARRTAAASALAADYLARADARHLVIVGTGRLAANLAAAHATVRPLSRITVWGRDAEKARAVAGEISDTLGIFTQAADDLESAVREADIVSAATLSETPLILGEWLPEGCHVDLVGAFKPSMRETDDAAVARARVFVDTRDGALKEGGDIVQALASGALSADDVEGDLYDLTRAATPVLREASDITLFKSVGAALEDLAAAILAYETAAAAERARPRAPMV from the coding sequence ATGCTGCAACTCGATCCGCAGGCGACCCGCGCGGCGCTCGATTGGCGCGCGCTGGTCGAGGCACTGCGCGCCATGTTCCGCGACGGCTGCGAGATGCCCGTACGCCATCATCACGACTTCGCGGTGCCGGGCGAGGCCGACGGCACGCTGCTCCTGATGCCGGCCTGGGTGCCAGGCAAATACCTCGGGGTGAAGCTCGCCACCGTCGTGCCGGGCAACGGCACGCGCGGGCTGCCCGCCGTCATGGCGAGCTACATGCTCTCCGACGCCGGAACGGGTGAACTCAAGGCGCTGGTCGACGGCGGCGAGCTGACGGCGCGGCGCACGGCCGCGGCCTCGGCGCTGGCCGCCGACTATCTGGCGCGCGCCGACGCCCGCCATCTCGTCATCGTCGGAACCGGGCGGCTTGCCGCGAACCTGGCGGCCGCTCATGCGACCGTGCGGCCGCTGTCGCGGATCACGGTCTGGGGGCGCGACGCGGAGAAGGCGCGCGCGGTCGCCGGCGAGATTTCCGACACGCTCGGGATCTTCACGCAGGCCGCCGACGATCTGGAGAGCGCGGTGCGCGAGGCGGATATCGTCTCCGCCGCAACACTCTCCGAAACGCCGCTGATCCTGGGCGAGTGGCTGCCCGAGGGCTGCCATGTCGATCTGGTCGGGGCGTTCAAGCCGAGCATGCGCGAGACCGACGATGCGGCCGTCGCCCGCGCCCGCGTCTTCGTCGACACGCGCGACGGCGCGCTGAAGGAAGGCGGCGACATCGTGCAGGCGCTCGCCTCCGGCGCGCTGTCGGCCGACGACGTGGAGGGCGATCTCTACGATCTGACGCGCGCGGCCACACCGGTGCTGCGCGAGGCCTCCGACATCACGCTGTTCAAGTCGGTGGGCGCGGCGCTGGAGGATCTCGCTGCGGCGATCCTCGCCTATGAGACCGCGGCGGCCGCCGAACGGGCACGGCCGCGCGCGCCGATGGTGTAG
- a CDS encoding aspartate aminotransferase family protein, whose product MSSETKSHLFYQSRRRRPQLDRARGIYMWDVDGKRYLDGSSGAMVCNIGHSNPRVLEAMRRQMEKSTFGYRLHFETEPAENLARKTAGLAPEGLERVFFVSGGSEAVESAIKLARQYALAVGEASRTKVISRQPSYHGGTLGALALTGYAPLSAPFDPMMRPMPKIPAPRAYLDGLDPDDPETGRHYADMLEARILEEGPDTVLAFIVEPVGGASTGALPSPAGYLPRIREICDRYGVLLIHDEVMCGGGRTGAFLGGDLYGVAPDILVISKGFGAGYVPLGAMVAHERLVEPVLDAGGFLHGFTYAGNPLACAAGLAVLEEIETEGLIANAARVGAVLRGRLNDLMQRFPLVGDVRGEGLLLAFELVADRKTMTPLPRALNAFDRLVEYAYEEGLIIYSRRTRGGYAGDHFLVCPPMITTEAQVEEIMTPLTRALERFCAEAAPHLTDAA is encoded by the coding sequence ATGTCGAGCGAGACGAAAAGCCATCTGTTCTACCAGAGCCGCCGGCGGCGGCCGCAGCTGGACCGGGCGCGCGGCATTTACATGTGGGACGTCGACGGCAAGCGCTATCTCGACGGATCGTCGGGGGCGATGGTCTGCAACATCGGCCATTCCAACCCGCGGGTGCTGGAGGCGATGCGCCGGCAGATGGAGAAGTCGACCTTCGGCTACCGGCTGCACTTCGAGACCGAACCGGCGGAAAACCTTGCGCGCAAGACCGCCGGGCTCGCGCCGGAGGGGCTGGAGCGGGTGTTCTTCGTCTCCGGCGGCTCGGAGGCGGTGGAAAGCGCGATCAAGCTCGCGCGCCAATATGCGCTCGCCGTCGGCGAGGCGAGTCGCACCAAGGTGATCTCGCGCCAGCCGAGCTATCACGGCGGCACGCTGGGGGCACTGGCGCTCACCGGCTATGCGCCGCTTTCCGCGCCCTTCGATCCGATGATGCGGCCGATGCCGAAGATCCCGGCGCCGCGCGCCTATCTCGACGGGCTCGATCCCGACGATCCCGAAACCGGCCGTCACTACGCGGACATGCTGGAGGCCAGGATCCTGGAGGAGGGGCCCGACACGGTGCTCGCCTTCATCGTCGAGCCGGTCGGCGGGGCCTCGACCGGGGCGCTGCCGTCGCCGGCCGGTTATCTGCCGCGCATCCGCGAGATCTGCGACCGCTACGGCGTGCTGCTGATCCATGACGAGGTGATGTGCGGCGGCGGCCGGACGGGGGCCTTCCTCGGCGGCGATCTCTATGGCGTCGCGCCGGACATCCTGGTGATCTCCAAGGGCTTTGGCGCGGGCTATGTGCCGCTTGGCGCGATGGTGGCGCATGAGCGGCTGGTGGAACCGGTGCTCGACGCAGGCGGCTTTCTGCACGGCTTCACCTATGCCGGCAATCCGCTTGCCTGCGCCGCCGGGCTCGCGGTGCTGGAGGAAATCGAGACGGAGGGGCTGATCGCCAATGCGGCACGCGTGGGCGCGGTTCTGAGGGGCCGCTTGAACGATCTCATGCAGCGCTTTCCGCTCGTTGGCGACGTGCGCGGCGAGGGGCTGCTGCTCGCCTTCGAGCTGGTCGCCGACCGCAAGACGATGACGCCGCTTCCCCGTGCGCTCAACGCCTTCGACCGGCTGGTGGAATACGCCTATGAGGAAGGGCTGATCATCTATTCGCGGCGCACGCGCGGCGGCTATGCGGGCGATCATTTCCTCGTCTGTCCGCCGATGATCACCACCGAGGCGCAGGTGGAGGAGATCATGACGCCGCTCACGCGCGCGCTGGAGCGCTTCTGCGCCGAGGCAGCCCCCCATCTCACCGACGCCGCCTGA
- a CDS encoding ABC transporter ATP-binding protein, with product MSLQIPDGAFVSLLGPSGCGKTTTLRMIAGLLDPSSGDIEIAGRRINDVPIHKRNLGLVFQNYALFPHKTIAENVAFGLKFRGVSPAEREERVRRALDLVQLPDVGARYPGQLSGGQQQRIALARAIVIEPDVLLLDEPLSALDANLREDMRVELKRIQHQIGITTVFVTHDQAEALALSDRIVVMSNGRVEQIGAPEEVYTTPASEFVARFLGASNILEAECFGVDADTVALESPAFGKLVLPKARGPHVTGPGPAKLVIRAEKLQLQDPTGPESGGADTVSVPGVVETVDYQGLAARYFVRIGERQLQAINMIDGHPHAEGAAVRVQVRPGDCTILAESA from the coding sequence ATGTCGCTGCAGATTCCGGATGGCGCCTTCGTCAGCCTGCTGGGTCCCTCGGGCTGCGGCAAGACGACCACCTTGCGCATGATCGCCGGGCTGCTCGACCCGAGTTCCGGCGACATCGAGATCGCGGGGCGGCGCATCAACGACGTGCCGATTCACAAGCGCAATCTCGGGCTGGTGTTCCAGAACTACGCGCTGTTTCCGCACAAGACGATCGCCGAGAATGTCGCCTTCGGGCTGAAATTTCGCGGCGTGAGCCCGGCGGAGCGCGAGGAGCGCGTCAGGCGCGCGCTCGACCTGGTGCAGCTGCCGGACGTTGGCGCGCGCTATCCCGGTCAGCTTTCGGGCGGGCAGCAGCAGCGCATCGCGCTCGCCCGCGCCATCGTCATCGAGCCCGATGTGCTCCTGCTCGACGAGCCCTTGTCCGCGCTCGACGCCAATCTGCGCGAGGACATGCGGGTCGAACTCAAGCGCATCCAGCATCAGATCGGCATCACGACCGTTTTCGTCACCCACGACCAGGCCGAGGCGCTGGCGCTGTCGGATCGGATCGTGGTCATGAGCAACGGCCGGGTGGAGCAGATCGGCGCGCCGGAAGAGGTCTACACCACGCCGGCGAGCGAATTCGTCGCCCGCTTTCTCGGCGCCTCCAATATCCTCGAGGCGGAATGTTTCGGCGTGGACGCGGACACGGTGGCGCTGGAAAGCCCGGCCTTCGGCAAGCTCGTCCTGCCGAAGGCGCGCGGGCCGCACGTCACGGGGCCGGGCCCGGCGAAGCTGGTGATCCGGGCCGAGAAGCTGCAGCTGCAGGACCCGACCGGACCCGAGAGCGGCGGCGCCGACACGGTGTCCGTTCCCGGCGTCGTGGAGACCGTCGATTACCAGGGGCTCGCCGCGCGCTATTTCGTGCGCATCGGCGAGCGGCAGCTTCAGGCCATCAACATGATCGACGGTCACCCGCATGCCGAGGGTGCTGCGGTTCGGGTTCAGGTGCGCCCGGGGGACTGCACCATTCTGGCGGAGAGCGCGTGA
- a CDS encoding ABC transporter permease, whose protein sequence is MGWTLLRGWTALVYLFMFLPIAVVVLLSFNASQFGSFPMTGVSLRWFGELAQNEAILRAFRTSIVLGALTAVISTTIGVLASLALVRYRVPGRNAISTLLIAPILVPEVVLAVALLLFLNALSINKSFGLLLAGHVIFTLPFVILVVQARLVGIRRDVEEAAMSLGASPVQTFFQITLPLLAPAVFAGMLFAFTISFDDITGTLFWKPGGVETVPTQIFAMLRNSISPEINALGTVMIFLTAGLPLLGIALARRLALQRGG, encoded by the coding sequence ATGGGCTGGACGCTGCTGCGCGGCTGGACCGCGCTTGTCTATCTGTTCATGTTCCTGCCGATCGCGGTGGTCGTGCTGCTGAGCTTCAACGCAAGCCAGTTCGGCAGCTTTCCGATGACGGGCGTGTCGCTGCGCTGGTTCGGGGAGCTTGCGCAGAACGAGGCGATCCTGCGGGCCTTTCGCACCTCCATCGTGCTCGGCGCGCTGACGGCGGTGATCTCGACCACCATCGGCGTGCTGGCGAGCCTGGCGCTGGTGCGCTACCGCGTGCCGGGGCGCAACGCCATCTCCACGCTGCTGATCGCGCCGATCCTGGTGCCGGAGGTGGTGCTGGCGGTCGCGCTGCTCTTGTTCCTCAACGCGCTGTCGATCAACAAGAGCTTCGGCCTGCTGCTCGCCGGCCATGTCATCTTCACGCTGCCCTTCGTCATTCTCGTGGTGCAGGCACGCCTCGTCGGCATCCGTCGCGACGTGGAGGAGGCGGCGATGAGCCTCGGCGCGAGCCCGGTGCAGACCTTCTTCCAGATCACGCTGCCGCTGCTGGCGCCGGCCGTCTTCGCCGGCATGCTCTTCGCCTTCACCATCAGCTTCGACGACATCACAGGCACGCTGTTCTGGAAGCCGGGCGGCGTGGAGACCGTGCCGACCCAGATCTTCGCCATGCTGCGCAACTCCATCTCGCCGGAGATCAACGCGCTCGGCACGGTGATGATCTTCCTGACCGCCGGCCTGCCGCTGCTCGGCATCGCGCTGGCCCGGCGGCTCGCCCTTCAGCGCGGCGGCTAG
- a CDS encoding extracellular solute-binding protein, producing MDNTKRYERLRDRYRNGDLDRRTFLGLIGAAGLAYGLHTPFARGALAATEQVRFDGWGGVVSEAFRQHAFDPYTQKTGINVVDGTFGGGDEYLSRVKASQPGEYNIAHLSGVFDYARYHGLGLTTTLNEDNIPNLQYVIPKLVDVFRKVTDGTLSCVPYDYGTTGLAYNRKHISDEEVKEKGARILLDERFKGKIGGWADWRTRIWYASLQTDQDPNGATDMDAIWEVLRTHRDGLLKYWSSGAELMSLLAEEEIYVTEAWSGRVYALQEQGHDIGYMDPPNGFGWQECLFVIKGSPMEACEELLNFMLAPETSIAVAEGQNYPPALDPTKVDLGAKIPTLPAFDPTGKLDGLTFADPVYWNGNEQEWSKMFGRIQKGY from the coding sequence ATGGACAACACCAAGCGCTACGAGCGACTGCGCGACCGCTATCGCAACGGCGATCTCGACCGGCGCACGTTTCTCGGCCTGATCGGCGCGGCCGGTCTCGCCTACGGCCTGCACACGCCCTTTGCCCGCGGCGCGCTGGCGGCGACGGAGCAGGTGCGTTTCGACGGCTGGGGCGGCGTCGTGTCGGAAGCCTTCCGCCAGCACGCCTTCGACCCCTACACCCAGAAGACCGGCATCAACGTGGTCGACGGCACCTTCGGCGGCGGCGACGAATATCTGTCGCGGGTCAAGGCGAGCCAGCCGGGCGAATACAACATCGCGCATCTCTCCGGCGTCTTCGACTACGCCCGCTACCACGGGCTCGGCCTCACCACGACGCTCAACGAGGACAACATCCCCAACCTGCAATACGTCATCCCGAAGCTGGTCGACGTGTTCCGCAAGGTGACGGACGGGACGCTGTCCTGCGTGCCCTACGATTATGGCACCACGGGCCTTGCCTACAATCGCAAGCACATCTCCGACGAGGAGGTGAAGGAAAAGGGCGCGCGCATCCTTCTCGACGAGCGCTTCAAGGGCAAGATCGGCGGCTGGGCCGATTGGCGCACGCGCATCTGGTACGCCTCGCTCCAGACGGACCAGGACCCCAACGGCGCGACCGACATGGATGCCATCTGGGAGGTGCTGCGCACCCACCGCGACGGGCTGCTGAAGTACTGGAGTTCCGGCGCGGAGCTGATGAGCCTGCTTGCGGAAGAGGAGATCTACGTCACCGAGGCCTGGTCGGGCCGCGTCTACGCGCTGCAGGAGCAGGGCCACGACATCGGCTACATGGATCCGCCCAACGGCTTCGGCTGGCAGGAATGCCTGTTCGTGATCAAGGGCTCGCCGATGGAGGCCTGCGAGGAGCTTCTCAACTTCATGCTGGCGCCGGAGACCTCCATCGCGGTGGCGGAAGGTCAGAACTACCCGCCCGCGCTCGATCCGACCAAGGTCGATCTCGGCGCCAAGATCCCGACGCTGCCGGCCTTCGATCCCACCGGCAAGCTCGACGGGCTCACCTTCGCCGACCCGGTCTACTGGAACGGCAACGAGCAGGAGTGGTCGAAGATGTTCGGCCGCATCCAGAAGGGCTACTGA
- a CDS encoding histone deacetylase family protein translates to MKAILDTRQSAHDPKHFMANGAVSPNPEQPERIAVLKRGAEAAGCSFSAPQDHGRGPIAAIHSPEYLVFLETIHTRWSRIQGGSDEVIPNIHPDRRTASYPRSAAGQAGFHQADTACPIMAKTWEAAYWSAQTAITGADMVAGGERAAYALSRPPGHHAFGDLAGGFCFLNNSAIAAERLRARGLRPAILDVDVHHGNGTQGIFYDRADVLTVSIHADPMRFYPFFWGHAQERGEGAGLGANLNLPLPRGTGDGQYLETLDTAFAHIRAFGADVVVVALGLDAYENDPLKGLAITTPGFARMGAAIAGLGLPTLLVQEGGYLSAELGDNLTSFLSGFKDAT, encoded by the coding sequence ATGAAAGCGATACTCGACACGCGCCAGAGCGCGCACGACCCCAAGCACTTCATGGCGAACGGGGCGGTCTCGCCCAACCCGGAGCAGCCCGAGCGCATCGCCGTCCTCAAGCGCGGCGCCGAGGCCGCCGGTTGCAGCTTCTCCGCGCCGCAGGACCACGGCCGCGGGCCCATTGCCGCGATCCATTCGCCCGAGTACCTCGTCTTCCTGGAGACGATCCACACCCGCTGGTCGCGCATCCAGGGCGGCTCCGACGAGGTGATCCCCAACATCCATCCCGACCGGCGCACGGCGAGCTATCCGCGCTCGGCCGCGGGACAGGCCGGCTTTCACCAGGCCGACACCGCCTGTCCGATCATGGCGAAGACCTGGGAGGCCGCCTATTGGTCGGCGCAGACCGCCATCACCGGCGCCGACATGGTCGCGGGCGGGGAGCGGGCCGCCTACGCGCTGTCGCGCCCGCCGGGACATCACGCCTTCGGCGATCTCGCCGGCGGCTTCTGCTTCCTCAACAATTCGGCGATCGCGGCGGAGCGGCTGCGCGCCAGGGGACTGCGGCCCGCGATCCTCGACGTCGACGTCCATCACGGCAACGGCACGCAGGGCATCTTCTATGACCGCGCGGATGTGCTCACGGTCTCGATCCACGCCGATCCGATGCGCTTCTACCCCTTCTTCTGGGGCCATGCACAGGAACGTGGGGAGGGCGCCGGGCTCGGTGCGAACCTCAATCTGCCGCTGCCGCGCGGCACCGGCGACGGGCAGTATCTCGAGACGCTGGACACCGCCTTCGCCCATATCCGCGCCTTCGGCGCCGATGTTGTGGTGGTGGCGCTCGGGCTCGACGCCTATGAGAACGATCCGCTGAAGGGGCTTGCGATCACCACGCCGGGCTTCGCGCGGATGGGGGCGGCGATTGCCGGGCTTGGATTGCCGACCCTTCTGGTGCAGGAAGGCGGATATCTCAGCGCCGAACTCGGCGACAACCTCACAAGCTTTCTATCGGGATTCAAGGACGCGACATGA
- a CDS encoding LysR family transcriptional regulator, protein MDLRPAPPPPERLARNLDWNLLRTFLVLAEARSITDAADRLGLKQPTVSAALKRLETHLGKRLIERGPGRFELTAAGKLLQREAIDIHGSVLRLGTLIRDVSDEVRGHVRIAMASHVVCPVFDAALAAFHSAHPHATLSVDVAASKDGLAAVLGRRASLGVCLVHDKSPRLEYRRLYREFFGLFCGPGHPLFGKTGLTKADLVGLPSVSFVTDRMSDALRPVTLMRAEARLEDRVVGTSAHLEEVRRMIIAGLGIGPLPVHVVRRDIEDGLLWQLPPYDQVPAIDVHVVWNPKAAMNRAESALLEELLARIEATPIEERTYL, encoded by the coding sequence ATGGATCTGCGTCCCGCCCCGCCACCGCCCGAGCGGCTGGCCCGCAACCTCGACTGGAACCTGCTGCGGACCTTTCTGGTGCTGGCGGAGGCGCGCAGCATCACCGATGCCGCCGACCGGCTCGGCCTCAAGCAGCCCACCGTTTCGGCCGCGCTCAAGCGGCTGGAAACCCATCTCGGCAAGCGGCTGATCGAACGCGGTCCGGGCCGCTTTGAACTGACGGCCGCCGGCAAGCTGCTGCAGCGCGAGGCGATCGACATCCACGGCTCGGTGCTGCGTCTCGGCACGCTGATCCGCGACGTGTCGGACGAGGTGCGCGGCCATGTGCGCATCGCCATGGCGAGCCATGTGGTGTGTCCGGTCTTCGACGCAGCCCTTGCCGCGTTCCACAGCGCGCACCCGCACGCAACGCTGTCGGTGGATGTGGCCGCCAGCAAGGACGGGCTCGCGGCCGTTCTGGGCCGGCGCGCGTCGCTCGGCGTCTGCCTGGTGCACGACAAGAGCCCGCGGCTGGAGTACCGCCGGCTTTATCGCGAGTTCTTCGGCCTGTTCTGCGGCCCCGGCCATCCGCTGTTCGGCAAGACCGGGCTGACCAAGGCCGATCTCGTCGGCCTGCCGTCGGTGAGTTTCGTCACCGACCGGATGAGCGACGCGCTGCGCCCGGTCACCCTGATGCGCGCCGAGGCACGGCTGGAGGACCGGGTGGTCGGCACCTCGGCGCATCTGGAGGAAGTGCGGCGGATGATCATCGCGGGGCTCGGCATCGGCCCCCTGCCCGTTCACGTGGTCCGCCGCGACATCGAGGACGGACTGCTGTGGCAGCTTCCGCCCTACGATCAGGTGCCGGCCATCGACGTGCACGTGGTGTGGAACCCGAAGGCGGCGATGAACCGGGCCGAATCCGCGCTGCTGGAGGAACTGCTCGCGCGCATCGAGGCGACACCGATCGAGGAGCGCACCTACCTGTGA
- a CDS encoding ABC transporter ATP-binding protein: MPSTEASLLSVSGLKSAYGRIEALHGIDVEVAPREIVALVGGNGAGKTTLLRALSGVQPVTAGAISFEGADITRASPHARVRSGIAQVPEGRQIFAPLAIEDNLRLGAYLRKDKEIAEDLARVYELFPVLKERRRNPAGGLSGGQQQMLAIGRALMSRPKLLLLDEPSMGLAPVLVDQVFEIVARLRDADDVTIFLVEQNAFAALSIADRGYVIETGEIAMSGAGKDLLADDRVREAYLGV, translated from the coding sequence TTGCCCTCAACTGAAGCTTCCCTTCTGTCCGTGTCGGGTCTCAAGTCCGCCTATGGCCGGATCGAGGCGCTGCACGGGATCGACGTCGAGGTGGCGCCGCGCGAGATCGTCGCGCTCGTCGGCGGCAACGGCGCGGGCAAGACCACGCTGCTGCGCGCCCTGTCGGGCGTGCAGCCGGTGACGGCGGGCGCCATCTCCTTTGAAGGCGCGGACATCACGCGCGCAAGCCCGCACGCGCGGGTGCGCTCCGGGATCGCGCAGGTGCCCGAGGGGCGGCAGATTTTCGCGCCGCTCGCCATCGAGGACAATCTCCGCCTCGGCGCCTATCTGCGCAAGGACAAGGAGATCGCCGAGGATCTTGCGCGCGTCTACGAGCTCTTCCCCGTGCTCAAGGAACGCCGGCGCAATCCCGCCGGCGGGCTTTCGGGCGGCCAGCAGCAGATGCTCGCCATCGGCCGCGCGCTGATGAGCCGGCCGAAGCTGCTCCTGCTCGACGAGCCCTCCATGGGTCTGGCGCCGGTGCTGGTGGATCAGGTGTTCGAGATCGTCGCGCGGCTGCGCGATGCCGATGACGTGACGATCTTCCTGGTCGAGCAGAACGCCTTTGCCGCGCTGTCCATTGCGGATCGCGGCTATGTGATCGAGACCGGCGAGATCGCGATGAGCGGGGCGGGAAAGGACCTGCTCGCCGACGACCGCGTGCGCGAGGCCTATCTCGGCGTGTAG